From Primulina tabacum isolate GXHZ01 chromosome 2, ASM2559414v2, whole genome shotgun sequence, one genomic window encodes:
- the LOC142537801 gene encoding uncharacterized protein LOC142537801: protein MAGRPPRQNRNPRYANTDRKNRQENRQENRQEDRQENGPPPAIILSQADLMAIATIVATTLQGLGNPNANQPPPPTPPNGIKFHYESLRKNRCPTFRGDADPEIGQSWLKIVETQLRLLEVPEALKVDVVVPFLEDRAAKWWEAVSPAMIATGPVTWQNFRETFPKQYYPAEVRLQKLSEFENLTQAPDMSVVEYTSQFNALGSYAPAIMADEVLKLHRFKRGLNSRIQSALAVYQPANFADLMVAAIRAETDIRRREGEYKNKRPLTGQSSQGGQKFRKPNQSGGPSPGQPSTANHQGLKPCPTCNFRHTEECRRASGVCFGCGKSGHRIAECPTAANQAAGPNKGTGSKVGANPNKPNENKPNARVFAMNQEEADDANEVVSGTILLQKVPAYALFDCGATHSFVSMRFAKKVGLKPESLTEPFRIATPTSKTIETHEIHKDYKIGIANQTFSADLIQLVMVDFDIILGIEWLASNNAIVDCKGKRVKLRTPNQAEIVYHGKSKERKSLLSASQAWKAMKSGDDIYLAMVNEVQGEVEMRIEDIPIVCEFPDVFPEELPGTVPDREVEFEINMVPGAAPISKAPYRMAPAELKELKEQLQELLDKKQIRPSVSPWGAPEYQWIPRKWKAITEWPKPKNATDIRSFLGLAGYYTKFVEGFSSIAIPLTRLTQKNSKFIWDEDHQSLKYLFTQKELNMRQRRWIELLKDYDLTISYHPGKANQVADALSRKSGNKITLASLSARPCLQETVKINQDRDPELKKLKEQVENGKSQDLQSDDKGVVWMKGRLWVPDSDNLRQEILSKAHKSKFSVHSGSTKMYRDLKRNFWWNGMKRDVAVFVSKCQVCQQVKAEHQLPGGLLQPLEIPEWK, encoded by the exons ATGGCTGGCAGACCCCCAAGACAGAACCGCAACCCGCGTTACGCTAATACCGATCGCAAAAACAGGCAAGAAAATAGACAGGAAAACAGGCAGGAGGATCGACAGGAGAATGGACCCCCGCCTGCCATCATTCTAAGCCAAGCCGATCTTATGGCCATAGCCACCATAGTGGCGACAACACTGCAAGGATTGGGAAATCCGAACGCCAATCAACCACCTCCACCAACACCACCGAATGGAATAAAATTCCATTACGAATCCCTTCGTAAGAACAGGTGTCCGACTTTCAGAGGGGATGCCGATCCTGAAATTGGCCAGAGTTGGCTAAAGATCGTCGAGACTCAACTGCGACTATTGGAAGTCCCCGAGGCACTCAAAGTAGATGTGGTTGTGCCTTTCTTAGAGGACAGAGCAGCTAAGTGGTGGGAAGCAGTCTCACCAGCCATGATCGCTACCGGGCCAGTCACATGGCAGAACTTCCGAGAGACATTTCCGAAACAATACTACCCAGCGGAAGTCAGATTGCAGAAGTTGAGTGAATTTGAAAATCTCACTCAAGCTCCAGATATGTCCGTAGTGGAATACACATCTCAGTTTAATGCCCTTGGGTCGTATGCTCCGGCAATCATGGCGGACGAAGTTTTGAAGCTGCACCGATTTAAGAGAGGATTGAACAGTCGAATCCAGTCGGCCTTAGCAGTTTATCAGCCCGCCAATTTTGCAGATCTTATGGTCGCAGCTATTCGAGCTGAAACCGACATTCGCCGAAGAGAGGGGGAATATAAGAACAAGCGCCCTCTTACTGGTCAGTCTTCACAGGGTGGACAAAAGTTCAGGAAGCCCAATCAATCAGGCGGACCTTCTCCAGGGCAACCCTCCACGGCAAACCACCAAGGACTCAAGCCGTGTCCAACATGCAATTTCAGACACACAGAGGAGTGCCGAAGAGCTAGTGGTGTGTGCTTCGGATGTGGAAAATCAGGGCACCGAATCGCAGAATGTCCTACTGCCGCCAATCAAGCAGCCGGGCCCAACAAAGGAACTGGGTCCAAGGTGGGAGCTAACCCCAACAAACCAAATGAGAATAAGCCTAATGCCAGGGTATTCGCTATGAATCAGGAAGAGGCGGACGACGCCAATGAAGTCGTATCAGGTACCATCTTACTTCAAAAAGTACCTGCCTATGCATTGTTTGACTGTGGTGCTACACACTCTTTTGTGTCTATGAGATTTGCTAAGAAAGTAGGACTTAAGCCCGAATCTCTAACTGAACCTTTTCGGATAGCCACACCTACGAGTAAGACTATAGAAACTCATGAAATTCACAAGGATTATAAGATCGGTATCGCTAATCAGACTTTCAGTGCCGACTTAATACAATTGGTTATGGTCGATttcgacatcattctagggatagAATGGTTAGCCAGTAATAATGCCATAGTGGACTGTAAAGGGAAAAGAGTTAAGCTCCGAACCCCAAATCAGGCAGAGATCGTGTATCATGGTAAATCCAAGGAACGAAAATCACTCCTTTCCGCTTCCCAGGCATGGAAGGCCATGAAATCCGGAGACGATATCTACCTAGCAATGGTCAATGAAGTGCAAGGAGAAGTCGAAATGAGGATAGAAGACATCCCAATAGTATGTGAGTTCCCGGATGTTTTCCCAGAAGAACTCCCAGGGACAGTTCCGGACCGCGAAGTTGAGTTCGAAATTAATATGGTTCCTGGTGCAGCAccaatctctaaagcaccttacagGATGGCGCCAGCtgaactcaaggagctaaaagagcaactccaagaattgctggACAAAAAGCAAATTCGACCTAGTGTGTCCCCATGGGGAGCGCCA GAGTATCAATGGATCCCAAGAAAGTGGAAAGCAATTACAGAGTGGCCaaaacctaagaacgccaccgacATCAGAAGCTTCCTTGGACTAGCAGGTTATTACACAAAGTTCGTTGAAGGGTTCTCTTCAATCGCCATACCACTGACTAGACTCACTCAGAAGAATTCCAAGTTCATCTGGGACGAAG atcaccaGAGTCTCAAGTACCTGTTCACCCAGAAAGAACTTAACATGAGGCAAAGGCGGTGGATCGAACTATTGAAAGATTACGACTTGACTATAAGTTACCACCCAGGTAAAGCAAACCAAGTGGCCGATGCTCTGAGTCGGAAAAGTGGAAACAAGATCACTCTGGCTTCACTCTCCGCTCGGCCATGTCTGCAAGAGACCGTCAAGATAAACCAGGATCGAGACCCTGAACTAAAGAAACTTAAGGAACAAGTCGAAAACGGGAAGTCTCAAGATCTACAAAGTGATGACAAGGGAGTCgtttggatgaaaggacgactgTGGGTACCAGACAGCGATAACCTCCGCCAAGAAATATTATCAAAAGCACACAAGTCCAAGTTTTCAGTCCATTCAGGcagtacaaaaatgtacagagaccTTAAGAGGAATTTTTGGTGGAACGGAATGAAAAGAGATGTGGCAGTATTCGTCTCTAAGTGTCAGgtttgtcaacaggtcaaagcagagcaccagCTACCCGGAGGATTATTGCAACCGTTGGAGATACCTGAGTGGAAGTGA